Proteins from one Scyliorhinus canicula chromosome 24, sScyCan1.1, whole genome shotgun sequence genomic window:
- the ptpn9a gene encoding snurportin-1 isoform X4: MDELSRVLSSSFAVSQDLNSIAAPHPRLAQYKIKSNTQEQAERRRKLLEIQKSQRLNYVNHARRLAEDDWAGGEDSEEESDEHGDMEVEVAKKKLPKRYANQLMLSEWLVDVPGELVEDWLLVVCPVGKRTLIVASRGSTAAYTRSGFCVNRFPSLLPGGNRHNSATGKDYTILDCIYSEVNRTFFVLDVMCWRGHPVYDCQTEFRFFWLQSKLQEEGENLAQIASRNPFKFVGLPNSPCAPDTICQSLTANYPFEVDGLLFYHKLTHYTPGSTPLVGWLKPYMVADILGLAVPTCPLSVKPEYANSQMQQIIELKKNKAGVDSASPGKKETCRSGRYELEHLSTPKKAGSSPAKMEITSKIES, from the exons ATGGATGAATTAAGTCGGGTGTTGTCCTCCAGCTTTGCAGTCTCTCAGGACCTGAACAGCATTGCCGCTCCCCACCCACGTCTCGCCCAGTACAAAATCAAATCCAACACACAGGAGCAGGCAGAGCGCAGGCGGaaacttctggaaatccaaaaatC GCAGCGATTGAATTATGTTAACCACGCAAGGCGCCTCGCTGAAGATGACTGGGCCGGCGGCGAGGACAGTGAGGAGGAATCGGATGAACATGGCGACATGGAAGTTGAGGTGGCAAAGAAGAAGTTACCCAAACGTTACGCAAACCAG TTGATGCTCTCTGAATGGCTGGTGGATGTACCTGGTGAACTGGTTgaagactggctgctggtggtcTGTCCTGTTGGCAAGAGGACCCTCATTGTAGCTTCTAGA GGGAGCACCGCAGCATACACGCGAAGCGGCTTCTGCGTGAACAGGTTTCCCTCGCTCCTCCCTGGTGGCAATCGGCACAACTCCGCCACAGGCAAAG ATTACACCATATTGGACTGTATTTACAGCGAAGTGAACAGAACATTCTTTGTCTTAGACGTGATGTGTTGGAGGGGTCACCCAGTCTATGATTGCCAG ACAGAATTCCGATTCTTCTGGCTTCAGTCAAAATTGCAAGAGGAAGGCGAGAATCTGGCTCAGATTGCGTCCCGAAATCCA TTTAAGTTTGTGGGCCTGCCAAATTCGCCGTGTGCACCAGACACCATTTGCCAGAGTTTGACTGCAAATTATCCATTTGAG GTGGATGGATTGCTGTTCTACCACAAACTGACTCACTACACCCCAGGGAGCACACCGCTGGTCGGCTGGCTGAAGCCGTACATGGTGGCCGACATCCTGGGACTGGCCGTGCCCACCTGCCCCTTGTCGGTGAAGCCCGAGTACGCCAACTCGCAAATGCAGCAGATCATCGAGCTGAAAAAGAACAAGGCCGGGGTGGACAGTGCCAGCCCAGGCAAGAAGGAGACCTGCAGATCAGGCCGGTACGAACTGGAGCATCTCTCCACTCCCAAAAAGGCCGGATCCTCACCCGCAAAAATGGAAATCACGAGCAAAATCGAAAGCTAA